A DNA window from Castanea sativa cultivar Marrone di Chiusa Pesio chromosome 7, ASM4071231v1 contains the following coding sequences:
- the LOC142643732 gene encoding phytosulfokine receptor 1-like, which yields MFFQGFCLFFVLMALSLSSELPNLNSETLTCNPDDLRALTGFSNCLESTIPEWNWNSTDSPGCCAWTGVTCDNSTGFDRRVVGLELGSKRLVGKICGSLADLNQLRVLNFSHNFLGGSLPDDLFNLQNIEIIDISNNAFVGSINNKGMCTISTKIRVLNFSNNYFSGEVPKDLANCTSLQHLSFDENSLSGSLPESLFQLKNLSELNLQGNNISGSLSNGIGNLSNLVKLDISFNLFSGVLPDIFTRLARLERFSARSNLFTGHLPTSLVNSPSLQMLNLNRNSLSGPINLNCSAMKNLVSLGLGSNLFHGPIPNSLSCCRGLKTLNLGRNNLSGELPNNFKNLKSLTQLSLSNTSLSNILSTLRILQHCRNLSMLALTRNFHDEQIPNDVSLEFKNLNSLILANCQLRGPIPEWLSRCHKLQFLDLSWNHLGGNIPSWFGKFESLFYLDLSNNSLKGEIPKSLTELRSLISGKVTIEEPVSSFELYTAGQGGPSLSYRQISSFRPTIDLIYNILQGPIWPGFGNLKRLHVLNLKENKFSGPIPNNLSGMSGLEKLDLSHNKLSGEIPHSLINLSFLSNFNVSYNQLCGKIPQGGQFGTFPNTSFEGNNGLCYAQCTCQSEQIPILSLRKKKRTIIGLPFKIGAATGFVLTVICCFISGWALPKPHKRKYIRFVTY from the coding sequence ATGTTCTTCCAAGGTTTCTGtttgttctttgttttaatGGCTCTAAGTCTAAGTTCCGAGCTACCAAACCTGAATTCTGAGACACTGACATGCAATCCAGATGACTTAAGAGCCTTAACTGGTTTCTCCAATTGTTTAGAATCAACAATTCCTGAATGGAACTGGAACAGCACCGACTCTCCTGGTTGCTGCGCTTGGACTGGTGTCACCTGTGATAATTCCACTGGTTTTGACAGAAGGGTAGTTGGCTTGGAACTTGGCAGCAAAAGACTTGTTGGGAAGATTTGTGGATCTTTGGCAGACTTGAATCAATTGAGAGTTCTGAACTTCTCTCATAATTTCCTTGGGGGGTCCCTTCCAGATGACTTGTTTAATCTGCAAAACATAGAGATCATAGACATAAGCAACAATGCTTTTGTTGGGTCCATCAACAACAAAGGTATGTGTACAATATCTACAAAAATTCGAGTGCTTAATTTCTCTAATAACTATTTTTCTGGAGAAGTTCCAAAAGATTTGGCAAATTGTACTTCCCTACAACATCTCTCTTTTGATGAAAATAGTTTGTCAGGGAGTTTGCCTGAGAGTCTCTTCCAGCTAAAAAATCTTAGTGAACTGAATCTTCAGGGTAATAACATATCTGGGTCACTGAGTAATGGAATTGGTAACCTCTCTAACCTTGTTAAACTGGATATCTCCTTTAATTTGTTCTCTGGAGTTCTTCCAGACATTTTTACTAGACTAGCAAGGCTTGAGCGATTCTCAGCCAGGTCAAATTTATTCACTGGTCATTTGCCTACTTCTTTAGTAAACTCCCcatcacttcaaatgttaaatttgaaCAGAAACTCTCTAAGTGGTCCAATCAACCTAAACTGTTCTGCAATGAAAAATCTTGTCTCCTTAGGTCTTGGTTCGAATCTGTTCCATGGCCCAATTCCTAATAGTCTTTCCTGCTGCAGAGGATTGAAAACACTCAATCTTGGGCGCAACAACCTTAGCGGTGAGCTCCCTAATAACTTCAAGAATTTGAAGTCTCTAACACAGCTTTCACTGTCAAACACTAGCCTTAGTAATATATTATCAACTCTTAGGATTCTACAACATTGTAGGAATTTAAGTATGTTGGCCCTTACAAGGAACTTTCATGATGAACAAATTCCAAATGATGTGAGTCTGGAATTCAAAAACCTCAACAGTCTAATTCTTGCCAATTGTCAACTCAGAGGTCCAATCCCGGAATGGTTGAGTCGTTGCCACAAGTTGCAGTTTTTGGATTTGTCTTGGAATCATTTGGGTGGAAACATACCATCATGGTTCGGAAAGTTTGAATCTCTCTTTTATTTGGATTTGTCAAATAACTCTCTCAAAGGTGAAATTCCAAAGAGTTTGACTGAACTTCGGAGCCTAATAAGTGGGAAGGTCACAATAGAAGAGCCTGTGTCAAGCTTTGAACTTTACACTGCTGGACAAGGTGGACCAAGCTTGAGTTATAGGCAAATTTCAAGCTTTCGACCAACTATAGACCTGATTTACAACATTCTCCAAGGCCCAATCTGGCCAGGTTTTGGGAATTTGAAAAGGCTTCATGTTTTGAATCTGAAAGAGAATAAATTTTCAGGCCCTATTCCAAATAATTTATCAGGCATGTCAGGCTTGGAAAAACTTGATTTGTCTCACAATAAACTATCAGGAGAGATACCTCATTCATTGATAAATCTTAGCTTTCTGTCAAATTTCAACGTATCCTATAATCAGCTGTGTGGGAAAATTCCTCAAGGAGGCCAGTTCGGTACTTTTCCGAATACAAGCTTTGAGGGAAACAATGGTCTTTGTTATGCACAGTGTACTTGCCAGTCTGAACAAATTCCTATTCTttctctaagaaaaaaaaagaggacaaTTATTGGTTTACCATTTAAAATTGGAGCTGCAACAGGTTTTGTTCTTACTGTCATATGTTGCTTCATATCCGGATGGGCACTGCCAAAGCCGCACAAAAGGAAGTACATAAGATTTGTTACCTATTAA
- the LOC142643838 gene encoding cation/H(+) antiporter 18-like, with the protein MATNASACPAAMKATSNGLFQGDNPLHFSLPLAIVQICLVVALTRILAFLLRPLRQPRVIAEIVGGILLGPSALGRNEDYLNAIFPSRSLTVLDTLANLGLLFFLFLVGLELDPRSLRRTGKKALSVAMAGISFPFALGIGTSFVLKGSISKGVDGPPFLVFMGVALSITAFPVLARILAELKLLTTDVGRMAMSAAAVNDVAAWILLALAIALSGTGRSPLVSLWVFLCGGGFVLCLSIIVPPIFKWMAQRCPEGELVDELYVCATLAAVLAAGFVTDAIGIHALFGAFVIGVLVPKEGPFAGALMEKVEDLVSGLFLPLYFVSSGLKTNIATIRGVQSWGLLVLVIVTACFGKIVGTVVVSLLCKVPVQEALALGFLMNTKGLVELIVLNIGKDRKVLNDQTFAIMVLMAIFTTFITTPVVMAVYKPAKRISKAYKYRKIERNDSNAQLRILVCFHSTTNIPAMINLIEASRGTEKKEGLCVYALHLMELSERPSAIMMVHKARKNGLPFGNKGWHSDHNQIVVAFEAFRQLSRVSIRPMTAISPMNNIHEDICTSAERTRASIIILPFHKQQRIDGALEVTRNDYRQVNHRVLEHAPCSVGILVDRGLGGSTHVSASNVCSTITVLFFGGSHDREALAYGARMAEHPGISLTVIHFIASPETAQEVVNIKVDVCENSNTSEGSGDEKFLVKFKQRFLKDSPIKFEERVVRNAAETIEVILEYSRCDLFLVGRMPEVATLIEKSDCLELGPVGSLLTSPDFSTSASVLVVQQYHSQRVSTSGASKWVDVLPEEDLESNNVQQKIIL; encoded by the exons ATGGCCACAAATGCTAGTGCATGTCCGGCAGCCATGAAGGCTACATCAAATGGGTTGTTCCAAGGGGATAATCCTCTTCATTTTTCACTCCCTCTTGCCATCGTGCAGATATGTCTTGTAGTTGCACTTACACGTattcttgcttttcttttgaGGCCATTAAGACAGCCTCGGGTGATTGCAGAGATTGTG GGTGGAATATTACTTGGCCCATCAGCTCTAGGTCGCAATGAGGACTATCTAAATGCAATTTTTCCATCTAGAAGCCTCACAGTGTTGGATACTTTAGCCAATCTTGGTCTgctcttctttttatttcttgtagGCCTAGAGTTAGACCCCAGGTCACTTCGTCGGACTGGAAAGAAAGCTTTAAGCGTAGCCATGGCGGGAATCAGCTTTCCCTTTGCAttaggaattggaacatcatttGTCCTCAAAGGAAGTATTTCCAAAGGTGTAGATGGACCCCCATTTCTTGTATTCATGGGGGTCGCCCTTTCTATTACTGCCTTCCCTGTCTTGGCCCGAATTTTGGCTGAACTTAAGCTATTAACCACTGATGTTGGCCGAATGGCCATGTCAGCAGCAGCGGTCAATGATGTGGCAGCATGGATTCTACTTGCTCTTGCCATTGCCCTCTCTGGTACTGGCCGCTCTCCTCTTGTTTCATTATGGGTTTTCTTGTGTGGAGGTGGTTTTGTTCTGTGTTTGTCAATCATTGTACCTCCTATCTTTAAATGGATGGCACAGCGTTGCCCTGAGGGTGAGCTAGTTGACGAGTTGTATGTATGTGCAACTTTAGCTGCAGTTTTGGCAGCGGGGTTTGTCACTGATGCTATTGGAATTCATGCCCTCTTTGGTGCATTTGTCATTGGAGTTCTTGTCCCAAAGGAAGGGCCATTTGCAGGTGCTCTTATGGAAAAAGTTGAGGATCTTGTATCTGGTCTCTTCCTTCCATTGTACTTTGTCTCAAGTGGATTGAAAACCAATATAGCCACAATTCGAGGAGTTCAGTCATGGGGTCTTCTTGTTTTAGTCATTGTTACAGCATGTTTTGGGAAGATTGTTGGTACTGTAGTTGTGTCCCTTCTTTGCAAAGTGCCTGTTCAGGAGGCTCTGGCTTTGGGGTTCCTGATGAATACTAAAGGCTTGGTGGAACTCATCGTCCTCAACATTGGCAAAGATAGAAAG GTACTGAATGATCAAACATTTGCTATCATGGTTCTGATGGCTATCTTCACAACCTTTATTACGACACCTGTAGTTATGGCAGTATATAAGCCAGCTAAAAGAATCAGTAAGGCCTACAAGTAtagaaaaattgagagaaatgaTTCAAATGCTCAACTTCGGATTTTGGTCTGTTTCCACAGTACAACAAACATTCCTGCAATGATTAATCTCATTGAGGCTTCACGAGGGACTGAAAAGAAGGAAGGACTTTGTGTATATGCATTGCATCTCATGGAGCTAAGTGAGAGGCCATCAGCAATTATGATGGTCCACAAGGCAAGAAAGAATGGGCTGCCCTTTGGGAATAAGGGGTGGCATTCAGACCACAATCAAATTGTTGTAGCTTTTGAGGCCTTCAGGCAGCTAAGCCGAGTGTCCATTCGCCCAATGACAGCAATATCTCCAATGAATAACATCCACGAGGACATATGCACAAGTGCTGAGAGGACACGGGCATCAATAATAATTCTCCCATTCCACAAGCAACAGAGGATTGATGGTGCATTGGAGGTAACTCGAAATGATTACCGTCAGGTCAACCATAGAGTTCTTGAGCATGCACCATGCTCTGTGGGGATCTTGGTGGACCGTGGACTTGGTGGAAGCACCCATGTATCTGCAAGCAATGTTTGTTCAACCATAACTGTCTTATTCTTTGGGGGTAGTCATGATCGTGAAGCCCTTGCTTATGGGGCTCGAATGGCTGAACACCCTGGTATTAGTTTAACAGTAATTCACTTCATAGCGAGCCCTGAGACTGCACAAGAGGTTGTTAATATTAAAGTTGATGTTTGTGAAAACTCCAATACTTCAGAAGGATCTGGAGACGAAAAGTTTCTTGTTAAATTCAAACAAAGGTTTTTAAAGGACAGCCCAATCAAATTTGAAGAGAGGGTTGTGAGAAATGCTGCAGAAACTATTGAAGTCATTTTAGAATATAGTCGATGTGatctttttttggttggtagAATGCCTGAGGTTGCTACTTTGATTGAGAAGAGTGATTGCCTCGAACTGGGACCAGTTGGTAGCTTGTTGACTTCTCCTGATTTCTCAACATCAGCATCAGTCTTGGTGGTGCAACAGTATCATAGCCAGAGAGTTTCAACTTCAGGGGCTTCAAAGTGGGTAGATGTGTTGCCTGAAGAAGATTTGGAATCTAATAATGTAcagcaaaaaattattttgtaa